A DNA window from Bacteroides cellulosilyticus contains the following coding sequences:
- the vap15 gene encoding type II toxin-antitoxin system VapB15 family antitoxin encodes MATVSLKIRLNYNQILELTQQLSDDDKLELSRALAVETRGIKLKRLLNAFKTDEISQKEIDAEVEAVRQEAYEKRLRDKNNC; translated from the coding sequence ATGGCAACTGTATCATTGAAAATTCGTCTGAATTATAATCAGATATTGGAGTTAACTCAACAACTTTCTGACGATGACAAATTGGAGTTGAGCCGTGCGCTTGCTGTCGAAACGCGCGGCATTAAGTTGAAACGACTATTGAATGCTTTTAAAACAGATGAAATTTCACAAAAGGAAATAGATGCTGAAGTGGAAGCTGTTAGACAAGAAGCGTATGAAAAGCGATTGCGGGATAAAAATAATTGTTGA
- a CDS encoding DegT/DnrJ/EryC1/StrS family aminotransferase, which produces MDKRIYLCLAHMSGKEQAFIKEAFDTNWVVPLGPNVNAFEDELKHFVGQDKEVVALSAGTAAIHLGLIQLGVGAGDEVICQSFTFCASANPVAYQGATPVFIDSEEDTWNMDPVLLEEAIKDRIAKTGKKPKAILPVHLYGMPARIDEICAIAAKYDIPVLEDAAEALGSEFNGQKCGTFGTFGVLSFNGNKMITTSGGGALIVPDESTKKQTMFYATQAREPFPHYQHEKIGYNYRMSNICAGIGRGQMTVLDEHIAHHRHVHALYEKAFEGVDGITLKSNPDGRFNANYWLSTILIDPVKTGTNYDEVRRNLDERGIETRPLWKPMHLQPVYATNPCYVNEVSERLFNMGLCIPAGPWVTDEDVSYIVEQIKVCCKK; this is translated from the coding sequence ATGGACAAGAGAATTTATCTTTGCCTTGCTCACATGAGTGGCAAAGAGCAGGCTTTTATTAAGGAAGCTTTCGACACGAACTGGGTTGTTCCTTTGGGTCCCAACGTGAATGCTTTCGAAGACGAACTGAAACATTTTGTAGGACAGGATAAGGAGGTTGTTGCTTTATCTGCTGGTACGGCAGCCATCCATCTGGGATTAATCCAACTTGGTGTAGGAGCCGGTGATGAGGTTATCTGCCAGTCGTTTACATTCTGTGCGTCAGCTAATCCTGTTGCTTATCAGGGGGCGACTCCTGTATTTATCGACAGTGAGGAAGATACCTGGAATATGGACCCCGTTTTGCTGGAAGAAGCCATTAAGGACAGAATCGCAAAGACAGGTAAGAAGCCGAAAGCTATTCTTCCTGTTCATCTTTACGGTATGCCTGCCAGAATTGATGAGATTTGCGCGATAGCCGCTAAATATGATATTCCAGTGCTGGAGGATGCTGCAGAAGCTTTGGGTTCTGAGTTTAATGGTCAGAAATGTGGTACGTTCGGTACCTTTGGTGTGTTGTCTTTTAATGGTAATAAGATGATCACTACTTCGGGTGGCGGCGCTTTGATTGTTCCTGATGAAAGCACCAAGAAGCAGACGATGTTTTACGCTACGCAGGCCCGTGAGCCTTTCCCTCATTACCAGCATGAAAAGATTGGTTATAATTATCGTATGAGTAATATTTGTGCTGGTATCGGTCGTGGTCAGATGACTGTATTGGATGAGCATATTGCGCATCACCGCCATGTACATGCTCTTTACGAGAAGGCTTTTGAAGGTGTAGACGGTATAACGTTAAAATCTAATCCTGATGGTCGTTTCAACGCTAATTATTGGCTTTCTACTATTCTGATAGATCCTGTTAAGACTGGTACTAACTATGATGAAGTCCGCCGTAACCTGGATGAACGGGGAATTGAGACCCGTCCCTTGTGGAAACCTATGCATTTGCAGCCTGTCTATGCAACTAATCCTTGTTATGTGAATGAAGTTTCTGAACGTTTGTTTAATATGGGTTTGTGTATTCCTGCCGGTCCTTGGGTGACGGACGAGGATGTATCCTATATTGTGGAACAGATAAAAGTTTGCTGTAAGAAATAA
- a CDS encoding acetyltransferase encodes MKSVIIGAGTYGEVYLAYLQEAGIEIVGFLDDDSKYINQKVCGIPVLGGFDFLACLKDEYGVKAVYCPLGNNKLRVELLNRALSLGYEVPNFIHSTVVLSPNVKIGDKGIYILPKTVIMPWCNIHDFVMMSVNSVVSHHTILEEGVFLSFGVNFGASIIAHKYAYIGISATVMTGVHELGENCLIGAGAVVIKDVPTNAVMAGIPAKVLKYRE; translated from the coding sequence ATGAAAAGTGTTATTATTGGTGCAGGCACTTATGGAGAAGTCTATTTGGCTTATCTTCAAGAAGCTGGTATTGAAATTGTAGGTTTTTTGGATGATGATTCTAAGTATATTAACCAAAAGGTATGTGGTATTCCCGTGTTGGGTGGATTTGATTTTTTAGCTTGTTTGAAAGATGAATATGGCGTTAAAGCAGTTTATTGTCCCTTGGGAAATAATAAGTTGCGAGTTGAATTGTTAAATCGTGCGTTAAGTCTGGGATATGAGGTTCCTAATTTTATTCATTCTACAGTGGTGCTTTCTCCTAATGTTAAAATTGGAGATAAGGGGATATATATTCTTCCTAAAACGGTAATTATGCCTTGGTGTAACATACATGACTTTGTAATGATGAGCGTTAATAGTGTAGTTTCTCATCATACTATTTTAGAAGAAGGAGTATTTCTTTCCTTTGGAGTAAATTTTGGTGCTTCAATTATTGCACATAAGTATGCTTATATAGGCATTAGTGCTACTGTAATGACTGGTGTACATGAATTAGGAGAAAACTGTCTTATTGGTGCTGGTGCCGTAGTTATTAAAGATGTACCAACAAATGCTGTAATGGCAGGTATACCTGCAAAAGTTTTAAAATATAGGGAATAG
- a CDS encoding sugar transferase, with product MYSCFLKRFIDFVVVFLVLAIIWPILLSIAIWLHFANKGAGAFFTQERPGKHGEIFKVIKFKTMTDERDENGNLLPDEKRLTKIGKFVRSTSIDELPQLINVLKGDMSLIGPRPLRTYYLPLYSKEQMRRHEVRPGITGWAQINGRNNLSWTKKFELDVWYVDHCFFYLDLKIVFITIRKVFIREGISKEGEATTAPFNGHN from the coding sequence ATGTATTCTTGTTTTCTGAAGCGTTTTATTGATTTTGTAGTAGTGTTTTTGGTACTGGCTATTATTTGGCCGATATTACTTTCTATAGCAATCTGGTTACATTTTGCCAATAAAGGAGCCGGTGCCTTTTTTACTCAGGAACGTCCTGGTAAGCATGGTGAGATTTTCAAAGTTATCAAATTCAAAACGATGACTGATGAACGTGACGAAAATGGCAACTTATTGCCGGATGAGAAACGTCTGACAAAAATAGGAAAGTTTGTCCGTTCTACTTCTATTGATGAATTACCTCAATTAATTAATGTACTCAAAGGTGATATGTCTCTGATCGGGCCTCGCCCTTTAAGAACTTATTATTTGCCTTTGTATTCTAAAGAACAAATGAGACGCCATGAAGTGCGTCCAGGAATAACTGGCTGGGCACAGATTAATGGAAGAAATAATTTGAGTTGGACAAAAAAGTTTGAACTAGATGTTTGGTATGTAGATCATTGTTTTTTTTATTTAGATTTGAAAATTGTATTTATTACAATCAGAAAAGTTTTTATTAGGGAAGGAATATCTAAAGAGGGAGAAGCTACTACTGCGCCTTTTAACGGGCATAATTAA
- a CDS encoding glycosyltransferase family 4 protein yields MNVLFLTLSRISDIKERGIYTDLMREFVRHGHTVYIVAPAERRFHQPTEMLDGGNVKILRVWTFNIQKTNLIEKGIGTLLLEYQYQKAIQKYWRNVKFGLGLYSTPPITFNKVIAALKKKDAKTYLLLKDIFPQNAVDLGMFSKGGLLYRMFRKKEERLYQLSDYIGCMSPANVDYILRHNREVDIHRVEVCPNSIELCKAEEQAYPKETLLQKLNIPTDKILFIYGGNLGRPQGIDFLVEVLAANEKRNDSFFIIVGSGTEFMKIKLWFDTNAPHNACLLSSLPKQEYDSLVRVCDIGLIFLDRRFTIPNFPSRLLSYLENRMPVLMATDKNTDIGEIAKINGFGLWTESGNIETYMEMVDFMAADRERIKIMGENGYSYLEANYTVNCSYDIIMEHFE; encoded by the coding sequence CTGATGCGTGAATTTGTTCGTCATGGGCATACAGTGTATATTGTAGCACCGGCAGAACGGCGCTTTCATCAACCTACTGAGATGCTGGATGGTGGAAATGTGAAGATATTAAGAGTCTGGACATTCAATATACAGAAGACTAATCTGATAGAAAAGGGAATTGGTACGTTACTCTTGGAATATCAATATCAGAAGGCAATTCAAAAGTATTGGCGGAATGTAAAATTTGGTTTAGGCCTTTATTCGACTCCCCCGATTACTTTCAATAAAGTAATAGCAGCGTTGAAGAAAAAGGATGCCAAGACATATCTTCTTTTAAAGGATATATTTCCTCAGAATGCTGTTGATTTGGGTATGTTCTCCAAAGGAGGTCTTCTCTATAGGATGTTCCGTAAAAAGGAAGAAAGACTATATCAGTTGTCAGACTATATCGGTTGCATGTCTCCGGCTAACGTAGATTATATATTGAGGCATAATCGTGAGGTTGACATCCATAGAGTAGAGGTTTGTCCCAATAGTATAGAACTTTGTAAGGCAGAAGAGCAAGCCTACCCCAAAGAGACTTTACTTCAAAAACTGAATATTCCCACAGATAAAATACTTTTTATTTATGGGGGTAATTTGGGACGCCCGCAAGGTATTGACTTCCTGGTAGAGGTGCTTGCGGCCAATGAAAAAAGAAACGACTCTTTTTTTATCATAGTAGGTAGCGGTACTGAATTTATGAAGATTAAATTGTGGTTTGATACAAATGCACCGCATAATGCTTGCTTGTTATCTTCACTTCCCAAACAAGAATATGACAGTCTGGTAAGAGTTTGTGACATAGGTTTGATATTTCTGGACAGGCGTTTCACGATCCCAAATTTCCCGTCTCGCTTGCTCTCTTATCTTGAAAACAGAATGCCGGTATTGATGGCTACTGACAAGAATACGGATATAGGAGAAATAGCCAAAATCAACGGTTTTGGCTTATGGACTGAAAGCGGAAATATAGAAACTTACATGGAAATGGTTGACTTTATGGCTGCTGACAGAGAGCGGATTAAAATTATGGGAGAGAATGGATATTCATATTTAGAGGCTAATTATACAGTGAATTGTAGTTATGATATAATAATGGAACATTTTGAATGA